GTCGGTGATGTgacgattatttatttaaggattACACGTCGTAGTTCGGTGGCAGCGGGAAGCCAGGAGGGTCCCGTGCTACCGAACGACTGCGAAGCGGACAGGCAGGAGCGGACGTCGCGAGACGCCAATTTACAAATAATAGCAAATTATCCTCGTTTAAGAAGTGTCACGGCGATTGGTGGGGATGGCTAAATCGACTGGTGATCTGAAGACCTTGCGGATAATAGCTGAGGTCGGGGCGCTTCTGGTCCCATCTTAGTTCCCAAGATGAAGCCGATCATCGCGAAATAGCCCGCAGGCCACAACGTCTTTGCTGAACTTTGTCGTAAGTTAAAATACTTTCATATTATCTACTATCAGTGTAGTAGTAgtatatattatgatatatgAATTGTGAAGTAAAATTTATTtggataaattaaattatttttacgtgCCTATGTCTGATTTATCTACTCTACTAGTAGTTGCCTTATGAAATGTCCTATCATCCCATACgtcttaaggccgattcacattTGCAGCAACTTGAAgcaattttttcatattttagattgcataggtactaattattattgatcTCTACCGCGTAAAGCAAAATTTCTTCCTTTGCTGCCTCTACCAAGTCCCACTACCAAGGGCTACTGGTAGTGGGACGGATGGACTGGTAGTAGcatagtgattatattctctttgggtAGTAGGACGGACGGACTGTTAGTgggatttaaatattatttgttatttttgtaagtaGGAAATGCAtacgtaaaaaataattaatattattttattttttgctagctctatctatgtataataatgatgattaatATGTCGGGAGTTGTCGCTGTAGTTGATGCAGTTTAGGGTTACTCTTAACTGTTTTGGTGTAGATACGGGTGAGAAGGATAACAAGCTCCAATAAGGGGTAGAATCGAAAAATTATACTTTACACctcacgctagccaagtgcgcatttgagaacattatgaagaagtCTTAGACATACTCgtataggtttcctcacgatgttttcttcaccgttaaaccgttattttttatgacattttgctcgataaatcaaaaacgtaaaaataaataaaaatctgttttagaatatacaggtaaagaactttcatatgataccccactcgttatagttaccttactttgataTTTCAAACCCCCAATTTTTCTcccttttttattaaaaaaataaaataaaaataaaattattccaaTGATGATGGGCTAATGGGTGGTATATAGGTATGTACAATTATTCCAAATTTCTAATCGACAGCTTTAATAGTCACGTACTGAAAAAAATCGACTGTGACAGACatacggacgggcggacggacgacggacggagaaagtcgcaccataagagttccatttttaccattttggtatgGAATCCTGAATGTAGATAATATGGATATTCcttaaataacaaaaatcaaaaatggttCATAGTTTGATCTTGAACACACTTTGACCAAGGAATTTAGTCTAACAAATAGTCTAACTGAAAACTGGATATAGAATTTTATTTAAGCGCCATCTATTACCAAGTAGCTGAACCTGTAACATACTTGGCTGCACACAGTTTAATTTCCAGTTCGCTCAGTTTATAAGCGTAAAGATAcgtaaatatacttaattaataattatttgagaacTACTTTTTagataagtttgttttattatttcttttttaaagatgtTAAAAATTTAGGATATTCAGAACTTGAGTCATGTGAAGTCCTACGTTTTAACGATTTTCTTGGGTGCAAGCATTCACTAACAGCTAgagctataggtacttatataaagTTACATTCCATAGATTTGATAAAAAAGAGTGTTCCTTTATTTTATGTACGTATTAGAAAGATTTTAATGTattgttttcattaaattaaaaataaaactatatttttataactataaattgtataaaaatataattatttgataAGATACTAGTGACATCTATCGTCCGTATCAGaggaattaaaaatttaggtcTACAATCTAGTCTATAGTCTACTGCAAATTGTCAACCATAATGCATTGCGCataaatggccgccatgttgCTGCCGTCTGAAAGATGTTCACATCTGTGTGTGTTTACTAATGAATTTTAAGAACTTTAACAGCTAAATTACTGTGTTTGTGAAATTGTGAGTGTACAATGGttttatattacatacatatttgtGTTTGAAAAGTCTGTCAAATGTCTCTGAGGCCAATAAACAGTGAAATTTTCTTTAGGTAGTCATTCGAGTCAGACGGCATAATGGCTGACAATCTGATTCAAAAGTCACATAAAACTAGTGAAAAAAACAAGTATAACAACGTCGTTCATCGCACTACGAGTGAATCTCTTCGACTGAACGAGTCGGAGAAGGGAGTGACTCACCCGACGAGTCTTCAATCCGCCCATAACCCAAGGAAAATATCTTCCTTTCAGATAACCAGTGTGACGGTTGGCTCTCGGGTGAGCACAGATGCAGGCGAGGACTCTGCAGACGATCTAGACGAATCTCACACCGACGACATCTCGAGGGTGACGGACATAGAGAATGAAACGCCGAGCTACTCGGAGGATACCTTCTCGAAAGACGACGTATTCTACAACGCGTCGAGTGCATCGCTAGGCTGTGCGCCCGTCATCCCGACCAGCTCGCAGTACGGGCTCGCGATCGTCGGCCAGCCCGACGCCGCTGCGCCGCTGGGAGGAGCCGTGCCCAACAACAGCGCGGAGGCGAATGACATGCACGTCAGCGTCACCAACGCCGGCTCGGGCAGCATCATCAACCTCATAGGCAACTCCAAGCCGCAGGAAGGCATGAAGGAGATACAAGAACATGTTAGAAATGAAAGATTTAAAGTTGTGAAAATCGAAAGTACTGAGCCTTTCCGCCGTGGCAGGTGGATGTGTATGGACTATCTCGATCATACTACAACCCAGCAGAATGCTCCGATCACCCTCAACAACAACTTAGACGTCACCGAGACTAATACATTGCAAGCCCCCGACAGTGGAGTGGTCATAAACGATAGTCAACATGATGATATTATGTGTAACGATCTGTGCAATAAGGGGCCTAAAGATCAAGTGAGTGTTGTGCAACAAATGGATCAAGGTGTTCAGAAACAGTTTCCAATGGCTTCCCCGGGACAATCTTTGACCCAACCTATTAACATGGTCCAACAACAAATGCCTGTTAATCAGTCAGTGTCCGTACAGTCCCCTCCTCTAGAGATGCCACAGCAAATGCCAAACCAGAACATGCAGACCAACCAGCCAGTGGGACAACAACACCCACAGAGCATGACACACATTCAAATGCAGAACGTCACGCAGAGTCATCCTCAGCCTAACCAGCAACAGCAAGTGCAGCAAATCCCACAAAGCTTTCCTCAACATCAGCTTCAACAAGTGATTGCACAGTCCCAAGGTATTGCCATGCAGCAGATACCCATGCATCAGCAAATGCCACAGCAGATGCAGCAAATTCCTAACCAGCAAATGCAACAGATCAATCAGCATTTGCCTCAGGCTCAGCTCACTAACATGCAACTACAGCAGCAGATGCCTCAGATGCAAGGCATGCCCAACCAGGGACAATTAACTCAAGTGACGGGCCAACAACCACAAATGCAACAAATTCAAATGCAACCTATGCAAGGCCAGCCCAACCCGCAACAAATTCATCAGATGCAACAGGCTCAGATACCAAATATGGGACAGACTCACCATCTCCAGGGTCAACAAGCGATGGGCACTCAGCAAGCCCAACTCCAACATTTGTCTAGTCAGGCTCAAATGCAGGCGTTGCAGAACCAGCAAATGCCGAATCACATACAACAAATGCAAATACCCACTCAGTTAACTGCAGCTAATCAACAGATATCCCAGATGCAAACTCAAATGCACCAGCTGCCGTCTCAGCCTCAGCAATCAGTGGTGCCAGGGATGCATCCTCAGATGCAACAGCAAGGGATGGCCGTCACTCAGCCACAGTACAACCAAGCGGTCAACCAGCAAGCAAATCCACAGTCAATGATCAGCGCCACCATTCCATCATCACAGCAGCCAATGGTTCAACCTCAACATAATGTTCCTCAGTATCACGCACAGCAATCTCAGATGTCACAGCAGGGGCAGACCTTGCCGCAAGAGGTGCTGACTAGTATTGTAACATCTCAACAAGGTGCAACTCTCCCTTCCAATCTCCAGCCTATGGCTACTCAACCTCAGGGTTCCACGTTGCCGGCCAATCTCCAGATGGCCGGACAGCAGCAGGCTCCGGTGCACACCATGGCTCCGCAGCAAGGAAGCATGCAGCAAGGGAACATTCAAATGATGACAGCTCCTCAGAACATGCAGATGACTCTAGATGGAAATCAGCCCAGTATGCAAATGCCTGCCTCAGATCCAATATACATCCAGCAGCCTAACGTTGGTCAGCAGATGCCGACACATATGGCACAGCCACAGAATATGATGCAACAGCAGCAGGGGCAGATGGGCAGCGTGCAATATGTTCCTAGCCAGCCAGTTGCTCAAGTGCCCATGACTCATCAGAACATACCCATGTCTATGCAGCAGAGCATGCCGGTGGGAATGGGCGGAGGTGTTCACGCGAACGTGGTGCAATCTCAGACCAATATGGGTCTGGGATATGGTGGTGTGGTGCCTGTGATGTCACAGAGCAGTGTTGCGCCCGTGGAGGCGACAGTGTCGGGGACTAACTCTCCAGTGGTATCTATGCCGGTCAATTCAACTGCGTATGTTAGCAATGCGGCTCAGCCGGGACATGACAGTCAGGGCTTCGGTAGCCCAGTGAGTGCAGTGGTGTCTCATGCGATCAGTGGCGCTGTGGTGAGCAATGTGAATGTGAATGCGTGTGATAGTGGTGCTCCGGACGTGCCTCCAGACGGCTCGCAGGCCGGAGACACGGGCGATGGCAAGGAGGAGCCGCAGGCTGCACCACCTCCAGAGGATGAAAGGTGAGTCAACTTTGCCTGGCGCCATGTATCTAAATGTTGATAAAAAAAGCAATTAATACTAGCCACAATCCTTTCCGAGATAAGATAAACTTGCATTAATGATAACTTGTATGCATTGATTAAATTCCGAGTCAAAAGACTAAATATCTGTTCATAGTTGGTAGTTGGTTTATCTTATCAAATAATAGATAACCAACAATGCATATATAGTAGTTTTTAGAAAGAAATGATGCCTCAATCAATCCTATCCTTAAAATTTTGTTGGTATTGTTTGTTTTCTAAAACCTTTTAAAATTTAGTTGaacttacaataattattaacaaTAGTCAGTATATTTTCTAAAGTATAGCAGGGATTGTCTGGAAAAGTGACACTTTTTATCACTTAGTGATAACTTCATAAGACAGCTTTTTGCTAGCTggtctttttatattctttgacTTGTTGAATTTCTGTTTTTGTTACTATTGTGTGTCCTAGACTTAGTTATGTAtcatgtacttattttttgtttgatgaTTAATAGGAAACGAGGCTGAGGTTAATATACTTTTGACTTTTCATAGGCTTTACTTAAAGTTAATAACTagacagatttatatcagaGATTAAAATATGTCTCGactctttttttaaatgaaacttaaacCTGAGCAAAGTCAATTTAGGTATGTTCTGTCTAACAGTATAACTAAAGATTAAACAACTTAGTGAAGAATATCATACTTAATTGAATTCTATTTTTAGTTCAGATTATGAACCAACATTAGGATGGAATATATtattcaaattatattattaacttctGATATAGGATGTATTTTTATTAGCTTCAAGTTAGTTCATAAACTGACAGAATAATCTCTATAATCTCTCTATAAgattttagaattttatatatagttatacaatgtaataaaaaagataaaaaagaaattttgcaaattcaaataacaaaaatttaagCTTCTTAGAAGGGTAGTGAAAACTTATCATAATAGGTATTAAGTATGTATCTAGCATGTACCTTAAGAATGTTAACAGTTTATGAAACCTAAACCCCTAATCGTTTCCATAGcgtcatcgtaccggaacgccaaaACGCTTTTCAGTATGGCTTTTCAGCTACAGGATGCTACAATAGAGCTAACTTAGGACTTAGGTCATGTCTATTTGCGAAAATAACTCTATCCGTAGACAATGGCGTTCGTTTTGGTTGTGTTCGGTCGCGGCCAGTACGCCGCGCGGAATCCGAACTGCCTCCCTTTGATGCTGTTTATTTGCGCTTCGTCCTGCGACATAAATAGGTAGTTGACACGTACGGAATATGGTGCCCGTCGGTATGCCGCGCTGTAGGGCTGCCAGTTTTGCCAGCaaattaataaagttttttcACTTCTATTGCTTGTAAAGTTCTTCTTTATGGTGGGTGTTAGCAGACTAAAGCTCCTTTTTATGCTCTCTTTATGGCAATTTCTATACTGCATGAGCCTAGCTAGCGAGTAACCTCAACTTTGAGTCTACAGTTGGTGTCATGTGATTCAACCGTGATTTTGAACTATCTTATTTAAATCTTAGTTAGAATTAGCTGAAAccttaagaaattaaattaaatttttttagttataggtacctagaaCCATAAAACAGTACGTTTATAACCAcaatcacaataattaattagttattacatactttaaaaaaaaccggccaagtgcgagtcggactcgcatgcgaagggtcccgtaccatcgtaaGTACAAgacctaacacctttatgtagaaatctgcaagttaataacggtttGCGCCATctatgtatataatatgatttagtgaattaaattatttttaacacatatttaaattttttttttgtgttatatacttaaccacaaattcacggttttccgattttttcttttacttatgatatcagacctacctacctgcctttcatgattctaagtcaacgggaagtaccctataggttttcttgacagatacgacagacggacagacagacagacaacaaagtgatcctgtaagggttccgtttttcattttgagtttTTATAGAAATATGAAtttatgcatgtatgtatgcaCCACAAAATACaggttacaaaaagaaaacttaaaatgtaatttatCATCACATTCGGGTGGCAACCCTACGAGGTGACTCACGTGCAACGCATCGGAGTCACGGGCCGGCTAAAAAAGTGACTGGCCCGTTCTTTGCATTCAATCAAAGACAGGCGCGCTTTCTTAACCGAATGTCTCTAACTTGTCTCCTTTTCGTAAGTGATTGTCTAGCTCTAGCtagatagtaggtacatagctaATTAATGTGCCTACGTTGGTGGAGCAAATGAGAGTACAGTATGTCTAATAGGTACTGTCTACTTGATAAGTCCATATGCTAGACTAGCATATATTATGCCTTCGGgttccgtttttaacccccgacccaaaaagaggggtgttataagtttgacgtgtgtatctgtgtatctgtctgtgtcattgtagctcctaaatgaatgaatcgattttaattttgttttttctgtttgaaaggtggcttgtttgagagtgttcttagctataatcgaagaaaatcggttcagccgtttgaaagttatcagctcttttctagttttcttatacagGTTTTTGTCCcggaggttttttaaattttgagttacctACCACTTTCCATCCTAGTTTCATAAAGTTCGTAGATACAGCTTATTAAAACTATTACTTAAATTAAGTACGTAAGTGTGTGGTTAagtatctttttttaattcccacaatgtaagttagcccttgactgcgatctcacctagtggaaagcagtgatgcagtctaaaagtTAGACTTTGAAGGGGCATGGCAGTTTCATCAAACCCGTAACCCCGTAACTTAACGACCCTTGATCGGTTTCTACTCGGCATCgaggcacagctttgccggcaGTGTGGCAACTGGCCACGAGCGAAGGGATTACTTGGGATAACTAATTGAACATAGATTTATCACAGTAATTGAATGATTCTGAAATAATATGAGAGATCTCAAGTTCTTCATTAAAATCAACTGAAGCGAGGTTTCAAAATAATTTGATGAGCctgcatgttttttttttttttttattcactataggtaagcgcttgaccacaatcacacctgatggaaagtgatgatgtggtctaagatgggacgcgtttacctagaaggtgcctattcactcttgttttaaagatacccggattgtaattggtaggaaacacagatcgcggaagagtattccaaaccttagccatgcgtatgaggaatgaagacgcaaaacgtttcgtgcgtgtagatggaatgtcaacgacataaggatggaaactcgcccgatgtcttgcggttcggtggtaaaatgtaATAGTATCACACCGGTATAATTGCTATCTTTGACTCTTTGACTAAGCTAATAAAAGCGTCAGCCCGAGGCGCGTCGAAGCGTTGCGAACAGATGCATAGCTTCTCTTAGATGCGTAATAAAGTGACGTCACTTACGCCACGTACGTGCTTTTACTATGATGCATTTTTCACGCATACGCTAATTTTGTACATATCCGCAGAGGGTGATAAAGAAATGCTTGGTAAGATTGCAGTACGCCGATATTTACTGCAAGTTTACTGTAACATTACTAGAGTATGAAACACTGACAAACTACCAATCCGAACTACACTAACTATGACAAAACCATCATTCTGATAGGAAACCCATATACCCTACTGAGCCGGCGCGGCGGGTGATAGgttaattattatgatgaaggaaaactaAACTATAGTAAGACTAAGGTTggaatctatagagcgcactttgactttgcttagacttaagtttcagtgaaaacgagacagatttatgctagcgatataacgctgtctcgttttaacagtgtcttaagtctgagcaaagtcaaagtgtgctcgaTAGATCTCAGCCAAAGTAGGTATTCCTCGTATCTAACTATAGGGTCCTTGCGCCATACTTTCAATAGC
This genomic stretch from Maniola jurtina chromosome 2, ilManJurt1.1, whole genome shotgun sequence harbors:
- the LOC123874131 gene encoding protein bunched, class 2/F/G isoform-like isoform X2, translating into MADNLIQKSHKTSEKNKYNNVVHRTTSESLRLNESEKGVTHPTSLQSAHNPRKISSFQITSVTVGSRVSTDAGEDSADDLDESHTDDISRVTDIENETPSYSEDTFSKDDVFYNASSASLGCAPVIPTSSQYGLAIVGQPDAAAPLGGAVPNNSAEANDMHVSVTNAGSGSIINLIGNSKPQEGMKEIQEHVRNERFKVVKIESTEPFRRGRWMCMDYLDHTTTQQNAPITLNNNLDVTETNTLQAPDSGVVINDSQHDDIMCNDLCNKGPKDQVSVVQQMDQGVQKQFPMASPGQSLTQPINMVQQQMPVNQSVSVQSPPLEMPQQMPNQNMQTNQPVGQQHPQSMTHIQMQNVTQSHPQPNQQQQVQQIPQSFPQHQLQQVIAQSQGIAMQQIPMHQQMPQQMQQIPNQQMQQINQHLPQAQLTNMQLQQQMPQMQGMPNQGQLTQVTGQQPQMQQIQMQPMQGQPNPQQIHQMQQAQIPNMGQTHHLQGQQAMGTQQAQLQHLSSQAQMQALQNQQMPNHIQQMQIPTQLTAANQQISQMQTQMHQLPSQPQQSVVPGMHPQMQQQGMAVTQPQYNQAVNQQANPQSMISATIPSSQQPMVQPQHNVPQYHAQQSQMSQQGQTLPQEVLTSIVTSQQGATLPSNLQPMATQPQGSTLPANLQMAGQQQAPVHTMAPQQGSMQQGNIQMMTAPQNMQMTLDGNQPSMQMPASDPIYIQQPNVGQQMPTHMAQPQNMMQQQQGQMGSVQYVPSQPVAQVPMTHQNIPMSMQQSMPVGMGGGVHANVVQSQTNMGLGYGGVVPVMSQSSVAPVEATVSGTNSPVVSMPVNSTAYVSNAAQPGHDSQGFGSPVSAVVSHAISGAVVSNVNVNACDSGAPDVPPDGSQAGDTGDGKEEPQAAPPPEDESASGTSAVAIDNKIEQAMDLVKSHLMFAVREEVEVLKERIAELMERINQLEVENSYLRAHASQDTLAQLPAAGAKPPPQPQGPQPPVS
- the LOC123874131 gene encoding protein bunched, class 2/F/G isoform-like isoform X1 codes for the protein MADNLIQKSHKTSEKNKYNNVVHRTTSESLRLNESEKGVTHPTSLQSAHNPRKISSFQITSVTVGSRVSTDAGEDSADDLDESHTDDISRVTDIENETPSYSEDTFSKDDVFYNASSASLGCAPVIPTSSQYGLAIVGQPDAAAPLGGAVPNNSAEANDMHVSVTNAGSGSIINLIGNSKPQEGMKEIQEHVRNERFKVVKIESTEPFRRGRWMCMDYLDHTTTQQNAPITLNNNLDVTETNTLQAPDSGVVINDSQHDDIMCNDLCNKGPKDQVSVVQQMDQGVQKQFPMASPGQSLTQPINMVQQQMPVNQSVSVQSPPLEMPQQMPNQNMQTNQPVGQQHPQSMTHIQMQNVTQSHPQPNQQQQVQQIPQSFPQHQLQQVIAQSQGIAMQQIPMHQQMPQQMQQIPNQQMQQINQHLPQAQLTNMQLQQQMPQMQGMPNQGQLTQVTGQQPQMQQIQMQPMQGQPNPQQIHQMQQAQIPNMGQTHHLQGQQAMGTQQAQLQHLSSQAQMQALQNQQMPNHIQQMQIPTQLTAANQQISQMQTQMHQLPSQPQQSVVPGMHPQMQQQGMAVTQPQYNQAVNQQANPQSMISATIPSSQQPMVQPQHNVPQYHAQQSQMSQQGQTLPQEVLTSIVTSQQGATLPSNLQPMATQPQGSTLPANLQMAGQQQAPVHTMAPQQGSMQQGNIQMMTAPQNMQMTLDGNQPSMQMPASDPIYIQQPNVGQQMPTHMAQPQNMMQQQQGQMGSVQYVPSQPVAQVPMTHQNIPMSMQQSMPVGMGGGVHANVVQSQTNMGLGYGGVVPVMSQSSVAPVEATVSGTNSPVVSMPVNSTAYVSNAAQPGHDSQGFGSPVSAVVSHAISGAVVSNVNVNACDSGAPDVPPDGSQAGDTGDGKEEPQAAPPPEDESICGLALALGGSGTGSPPTADARGSTATSRAPSPPPSERLQHTSASGTSAVAIDNKIEQAMDLVKSHLMFAVREEVEVLKERIAELMERINQLEVENSYLRAHASQDTLAQLPAAGAKPPPQPQGPQPPVS
- the LOC123874131 gene encoding protein bunched, class 2/F/G isoform-like isoform X3; the encoded protein is MADNLIQKSHKTSEKNKYNNVVHRTTSESLRLNESEKGVTHPTSLQSAHNPRKISSFQITSVTVGSRVSTDAGEDSADDLDESHTDDISRVTDIENETPSYSEDTFSKDDVFYNASSASLGCAPVIPTSSQYGLAIVGQPDAAAPLGGAVPNNSAEANDMHVSVTNAGSGSIINLIGNSKPQEGMKEIQEHVRNERFKVVKIESTEPFRRGRWMCMDYLDHTTTQQNAPITLNNNLDVTETNTLQAPDSGVVINDSQHDDIMCNDLCNKGPKDQVSVVQQMDQGVQKQFPMASPGQSLTQPINMVQQQMPVNQSVSVQSPPLEMPQQMPNQNMQTNQPVGQQHPQSMTHIQMQNVTQSHPQPNQQQQVQQIPQSFPQHQLQQVIAQSQGIAMQQIPMHQQMPQQMQQIPNQQMQQINQHLPQAQLTNMQLQQQMPQMQGMPNQGQLTQVTGQQPQMQQIQMQPMQGQPNPQQIHQMQQAQIPNMGQTHHLQGQQAMGTQQAQLQHLSSQAQMQALQNQQMPNHIQQMQIPTQLTAANQQISQMQTQMHQLPSQPQQSVVPGMHPQMQQQGMAVTQPQYNQAVNQQANPQSMISATIPSSQQPMVQPQHNVPQYHAQQSQMSQQGQTLPQEVLTSIVTSQQGATLPSNLQPMATQPQGSTLPANLQMAGQQQAPVHTMAPQQGSMQQGNIQMMTAPQNMQMTLDGNQPSMQMPASDPIYIQQPNVGQQMPTHMAQPQNMMQQQQGQMGSVQYVPSQPVAQVPMTHQNIPMSMQQSMPVGMGGGVHANVVQSQTNMGLGYGGVVPVMSQSSVAPVEATVSGTNSPVVSMPVNSTAYVSNAAQPGHDSQGFGSPVSAVVSHAISGAVVSNVNVNACDSGAPDVPPDGSQAGDTGDGKEEPQAAPPPEDESICGLALALGGSGTGSPPTADARGSTATSRAPSPPPSERLQHTR